Proteins encoded together in one Planctopirus ephydatiae window:
- a CDS encoding CvpA family protein, with translation MIDVLLLAILGVVTWCVASDGAWSAVVTFLCTLIAGLIAMNFFEPVAALLEGISPFFANRSDMIALLGLFIAALFALRLGFEQLVKLHVEVAPMAHEPIRWAFAFFTGYVSMAFLLTALHTAPLPREFLGFRAERPNFLGLAAPDRQWLGLTQFVSEHALARGDGHSFDTARMKVASYPNSEWSSFPIRYATRRERFSTGMGAAAAPAQPVTTPGAPVTTNPGF, from the coding sequence ATGATTGATGTTTTACTTCTGGCCATCCTGGGTGTGGTCACCTGGTGTGTCGCCAGTGACGGTGCATGGTCGGCAGTGGTCACTTTTCTGTGCACACTGATCGCTGGCCTGATTGCCATGAATTTCTTCGAACCAGTAGCAGCACTGCTGGAAGGGATCTCGCCATTTTTTGCCAATCGTTCCGATATGATTGCCCTGTTGGGCCTGTTTATCGCTGCCCTTTTCGCATTGCGACTGGGCTTTGAACAACTGGTGAAATTGCACGTCGAAGTCGCCCCCATGGCTCATGAACCCATTCGCTGGGCCTTTGCGTTTTTTACAGGCTATGTGAGCATGGCCTTCCTGCTGACGGCTCTGCACACCGCCCCATTGCCACGAGAGTTTTTGGGATTTCGAGCCGAGCGTCCCAACTTCCTGGGCCTGGCCGCTCCTGATCGTCAATGGCTGGGTTTGACTCAGTTTGTTTCCGAACACGCCCTCGCTCGCGGCGACGGCCATTCGTTCGATACGGCCCGCATGAAAGTCGCCAGCTATCCCAACAGCGAGTGGTCCTCATTCCCCATTCGTTATGCCACCCGCCGCGAACGATTTTCCACCGGGATGGGCGCTGCTGCCGCACCCGCACAACCTGTCACCACCCCCGGCGCACCTGTCACCACCAACCCGGGGTTCTAG
- a CDS encoding transthyretin-like family protein encodes MPLCSRRCAVLSFGLLVLSLGCGAGDDLPPLAPVDGRVTLNGQGVEGAQVFFSPMKGPTSLGTTDANGAFTLTVSGGKQPGAVVGTHTVKVAMPMQVDPKAPAGTSPESQGPAYLPPVNYTFPEGIRVDAGTNNVELSLEKAKKQVG; translated from the coding sequence ATGCCGCTTTGTTCTCGACGCTGCGCTGTACTTTCCTTTGGGCTCCTGGTCTTGAGTCTTGGCTGTGGTGCCGGTGATGATCTCCCACCACTAGCTCCTGTTGATGGGCGAGTCACGCTGAATGGACAAGGAGTGGAAGGGGCTCAGGTCTTCTTCAGTCCTATGAAAGGCCCCACCTCTTTGGGCACAACGGATGCTAACGGTGCATTCACTTTAACGGTCAGCGGCGGAAAGCAACCTGGTGCAGTGGTCGGCACGCATACTGTGAAGGTGGCCATGCCCATGCAGGTTGACCCTAAAGCTCCTGCGGGAACCAGTCCCGAATCACAGGGACCAGCCTATCTACCACCGGTCAATTACACGTTTCCGGAAGGCATTCGAGTTGATGCAGGAACAAACAATGTCGAGCTTTCCCTGGAAAAAGCCAAAAAGCAGGTTGGTTAA
- the nadD gene encoding nicotinate-nucleotide adenylyltransferase translates to MRIGLYGGTFDPVHLAHLVLAETCREKLQLDQVWFIPAYQPPHKPGRVILEPKHRIQMLKLAVVGMPCFKVEPVEIQRGEISYTVDTLRQLQQLHPKHEFFLLMGADSLTMLHTWKEPQALFDLATIAVVNRGKDPAPGVEDLGELKSLVGEAALAKILHVRMPGMDLSATTLREHVAQGQSIRFLVPRAVEAYIEANHCYRS, encoded by the coding sequence ATGAGGATTGGCCTGTACGGAGGGACGTTCGACCCCGTTCATCTGGCACATCTGGTGCTGGCGGAGACCTGCCGGGAAAAACTGCAACTGGATCAAGTCTGGTTCATTCCGGCATATCAACCTCCGCATAAGCCGGGGCGAGTTATACTGGAGCCGAAGCACCGCATTCAGATGCTCAAGCTGGCCGTTGTGGGCATGCCTTGTTTCAAAGTCGAGCCCGTTGAAATCCAGCGTGGAGAAATCTCTTACACAGTCGACACTTTGCGTCAGCTACAGCAGCTTCACCCGAAGCATGAGTTTTTCCTCCTCATGGGTGCTGATTCGCTCACGATGCTCCATACCTGGAAAGAGCCCCAGGCGTTATTCGATCTGGCCACAATCGCGGTAGTAAATCGAGGGAAGGATCCCGCTCCCGGAGTTGAGGATCTTGGCGAACTCAAATCTCTCGTGGGCGAAGCGGCTCTCGCGAAAATACTCCATGTTCGCATGCCCGGGATGGATCTCAGTGCCACCACTCTGCGAGAGCACGTCGCTCAGGGGCAGAGCATTCGATTTCTCGTGCCTCGCGCTGTCGAAGCCTACATCGAGGCCAATCACTGCTATCGGAGCTGA
- a CDS encoding PSP1 domain-containing protein — MSAPPSQAWVVRYGVTRLLGEFVIRGPHIPVSRGTQVIVRSDRGTEWGEVLCAASESTREWLGIDKETGRILRLPTLDDERHKDRVAQLEVEEFNSCKQLIGEMSLQMQLVDTEHVFGGERIVFYYVSEQRIDFRELVKVLAKRHQSRIEMRQIGIRDEARLLADYGDCGKPVCCNTHLKEMPPVSMKMAKLQKATLDPSKISGRCGRLKCCLRYEYDTYEEHRKELPPIGATVVTKLGQGRVVAQELLAKKLMVAYEGQRTVLTDQKEIITVVGKKGLPAAVEREIEEEEAEEFMQSESSRPPRQQRPPRNPSENRNQPDR; from the coding sequence ATGTCAGCTCCCCCCAGCCAGGCATGGGTTGTTCGCTATGGCGTGACGCGTCTGCTGGGAGAGTTCGTCATTCGAGGGCCGCACATTCCTGTCTCACGCGGCACCCAGGTGATTGTACGCTCAGATCGCGGGACGGAATGGGGCGAAGTGCTCTGTGCTGCGTCCGAGAGTACTCGAGAGTGGCTGGGAATCGATAAGGAAACTGGTCGAATCTTAAGACTGCCGACCCTCGATGATGAGCGGCATAAAGACCGTGTGGCCCAACTCGAAGTCGAAGAATTCAACAGTTGCAAGCAATTGATCGGTGAAATGTCTCTGCAGATGCAGCTCGTCGATACCGAGCACGTCTTCGGCGGTGAACGAATCGTCTTTTACTATGTCTCTGAGCAGCGGATTGATTTCCGTGAACTGGTCAAAGTCCTGGCCAAAAGGCATCAATCCCGCATTGAAATGCGGCAGATTGGGATCCGCGACGAAGCTCGATTGCTGGCTGATTACGGCGATTGCGGCAAGCCCGTCTGTTGTAATACGCACCTCAAGGAAATGCCCCCAGTTTCGATGAAGATGGCCAAGCTGCAGAAGGCCACACTCGATCCCTCGAAAATCTCCGGGCGCTGCGGTCGGCTCAAATGCTGCCTGCGATACGAATACGATACTTACGAAGAACATCGCAAAGAACTCCCTCCCATTGGTGCGACAGTCGTGACCAAACTGGGCCAGGGCAGGGTGGTGGCTCAGGAACTGCTGGCTAAAAAACTGATGGTGGCCTATGAAGGCCAGAGGACTGTGCTGACCGATCAGAAAGAAATCATTACCGTGGTCGGGAAAAAGGGGCTGCCAGCGGCTGTCGAGCGGGAAATCGAAGAGGAAGAGGCCGAAGAGTTCATGCAGTCCGAATCTTCCCGACCACCTCGCCAGCAGCGCCCTCCTCGCAATCCCTCAGAGAATCGAAACCAGCCTGATCGCTGA
- the pilM gene encoding type IV pilus assembly protein PilM — MAELKSAWGIEIGQAGLKAIKLRYAEASNQVFAVAFDYVPHPKLLSQPDADPDELISEALKTFLSRNQIQGDLLGISLPGSKSLLKFIQLPPVEEAKVAEIVRYEARQQIPFPLEDVIWDFQPMGSSSVEGGFMLDAEVGLFAMKRDDIEHQMYPFNQRKLELELVQIAPLAVYNFLWFDRLGQRNDPEQSLNTLADDQYVVALDMGCDQTTLIVTNGKKIWTRNVPIGGNHFTRALTREMKLTFAKAEHLKCNATKSPDPKAVFQAMRPVFNDYVNEIQRSIGFFSSVNRSAQITKLVGLGNGFKLAGLAKFLQQNLNYEVEKIDTFPSSVGDSVLTAPLFHDNILTFAGPYGLALQILGQTQIHTSLLPPEIVVARKIRRKKPWAVATAAVLLFGLATSVAGYGSVAQSVSKSRFGNAETRADEVAKYASKLDSDYKAQEGRNAATKERGEKLVNALDSRANWLELYKAIDECLPRDESAEQLDETRIELMNRISLKSVTSKKYDDLATWYNDNAQLAKVSPQYFSTFDKTEARKTGPTGPGYVFTLHGVHFHHAPEDPVKGQGTGYVVNTLLKNLQSFKVTRKDSVTGQVIETPVGQLGISYATVKADPFVLIDYYPMGRPDMASASNAARGMRPGFQPGFNPGGSGAESSYVPPTSGGISSPGIPSPGIPGTGTGRVIDTQLPPEQVNTPRKIHMTNFVVQFVWKPTPEKDRTKEDPALPPVDPAAAPQDGQAAPTATPQTPPAV; from the coding sequence ATGGCCGAATTGAAATCTGCCTGGGGGATCGAAATTGGACAGGCTGGTCTCAAGGCCATCAAGCTGCGCTATGCTGAGGCCTCGAATCAGGTCTTTGCTGTCGCGTTTGATTATGTGCCGCATCCCAAACTGTTGAGCCAGCCGGATGCAGATCCGGATGAACTGATTTCGGAAGCTCTCAAAACTTTTTTGAGCCGCAATCAGATTCAGGGAGATCTGCTGGGGATTTCGCTCCCGGGATCGAAATCGCTGCTGAAGTTCATTCAATTGCCACCTGTCGAAGAGGCGAAGGTGGCCGAGATTGTGCGGTATGAAGCCCGCCAGCAGATTCCCTTCCCGCTGGAAGATGTGATCTGGGATTTCCAGCCTATGGGATCATCGTCTGTCGAAGGCGGATTCATGCTGGATGCCGAAGTCGGCCTCTTCGCCATGAAGCGTGACGACATTGAACACCAGATGTACCCGTTCAATCAGCGGAAGCTGGAACTGGAACTGGTGCAGATCGCTCCTTTGGCCGTCTACAATTTCCTCTGGTTCGACCGGCTGGGACAGCGGAATGACCCTGAGCAATCGCTGAATACACTGGCCGATGACCAGTATGTCGTTGCTCTTGATATGGGCTGCGACCAGACGACCTTGATCGTCACCAATGGCAAGAAAATCTGGACGCGTAATGTGCCGATTGGTGGTAATCATTTTACGCGGGCATTGACGCGGGAAATGAAGCTCACGTTTGCCAAGGCAGAACATCTTAAATGCAATGCCACAAAATCGCCTGATCCGAAGGCTGTCTTTCAGGCCATGCGGCCCGTCTTCAACGACTATGTCAATGAGATCCAGCGGTCGATTGGCTTCTTCTCGAGCGTGAATCGTTCGGCTCAGATCACGAAACTGGTCGGTCTGGGAAATGGCTTCAAACTGGCTGGTCTGGCGAAATTTCTCCAGCAGAATCTCAACTACGAAGTCGAGAAGATCGACACGTTCCCGAGTTCTGTCGGCGACAGTGTTCTGACGGCACCGCTCTTCCATGACAACATTCTGACATTTGCAGGCCCTTATGGACTGGCCCTCCAGATCCTGGGGCAGACGCAGATTCATACCTCCTTGTTGCCACCAGAAATTGTGGTAGCCAGGAAGATTCGCCGCAAAAAGCCCTGGGCAGTCGCTACCGCCGCTGTGCTGCTGTTTGGACTGGCCACATCGGTGGCGGGTTATGGCAGTGTCGCCCAATCGGTGAGTAAGAGCCGCTTTGGTAATGCCGAAACTCGGGCAGATGAAGTCGCCAAATACGCCTCCAAGCTCGATAGCGATTACAAAGCACAGGAAGGACGCAATGCAGCTACCAAAGAGCGCGGGGAAAAGCTGGTCAATGCACTCGATTCCCGTGCGAACTGGCTGGAACTCTACAAGGCGATTGACGAATGCCTTCCCCGTGATGAAAGTGCCGAACAACTCGATGAGACCCGCATTGAGCTGATGAACCGCATTTCGCTGAAGTCAGTGACATCCAAAAAATATGATGACCTGGCGACATGGTACAACGATAACGCTCAGTTAGCGAAAGTCTCACCTCAATACTTTTCGACCTTCGATAAAACCGAGGCACGCAAGACAGGGCCCACTGGCCCAGGCTATGTCTTTACCCTGCATGGGGTACATTTCCACCATGCTCCGGAAGATCCTGTCAAGGGGCAGGGAACAGGGTATGTGGTGAATACTCTGCTCAAAAATCTCCAGAGTTTTAAGGTGACCCGCAAAGACTCGGTCACAGGTCAGGTGATTGAGACACCTGTTGGTCAACTCGGGATCAGTTACGCGACTGTTAAGGCGGATCCATTCGTGCTCATCGATTACTACCCGATGGGCCGGCCCGATATGGCAAGTGCCAGCAATGCGGCTCGCGGCATGAGACCTGGCTTCCAGCCTGGATTCAATCCCGGCGGTTCAGGTGCCGAGTCGAGCTATGTCCCACCGACATCTGGTGGGATTTCCAGTCCGGGAATCCCGAGTCCAGGAATTCCCGGGACAGGGACAGGCCGTGTGATCGATACCCAGTTGCCACCTGAGCAGGTTAATACGCCTCGTAAGATTCATATGACGAACTTTGTCGTGCAGTTTGTCTGGAAGCCGACTCCAGAAAAAGATCGAACCAAAGAAGATCCAGCTCTTCCACCAGTCGATCCCGCAGCTGCACCGCAGGATGGTCAGGCAGCACCAACTGCCACACCACAGACACCACCAGCGGTTTAA
- a CDS encoding DUF1559 domain-containing protein encodes MPKRSGFTLIELLVVIAIIAILIALLLPAVQQAREAARRTQCRNNLKQIGLALHNYHDTNRQFPFANFRLVGSGASTIKSASWLVRILPMMDQAPAFNTLDFVNTNDFTGQDGVARNWVTMTTLRVPGVNCPSNPLSTTRSQTPNSITQTTMGVPNTAGAVQVADYAGISGAYNDPALNNSCCPTPSHWGTYARSNWNGVIITATALDGSGNSISIPPVDVAKITDGTSNTVMVAEQSNIDPTCSYGGRDCRASAHSGGLWSGGNGGSDWWHGITTTRGLINDKAAPYGSQLPYQRHTKVISAHTGGAHILMADGSVRFVSENINEPTWANLCSKADGVPLGEF; translated from the coding sequence ATGCCTAAACGTTCAGGATTTACGCTGATTGAGTTACTGGTGGTCATTGCGATCATTGCGATTTTGATTGCTCTGTTGTTGCCGGCTGTGCAGCAGGCTCGGGAAGCGGCTCGCCGTACGCAGTGCCGCAACAATCTCAAGCAGATTGGCCTGGCGCTGCACAATTATCACGACACGAATCGCCAGTTCCCGTTTGCCAACTTTCGTCTGGTCGGCTCAGGTGCCTCTACGATCAAGTCAGCTTCGTGGCTGGTGAGGATCCTGCCGATGATGGATCAGGCACCTGCGTTCAACACTCTCGACTTCGTTAATACCAACGATTTTACCGGTCAGGATGGCGTCGCTCGCAACTGGGTGACCATGACGACATTGCGAGTCCCTGGAGTCAATTGTCCATCGAATCCGCTTTCCACCACGCGTTCACAGACACCGAATTCCATCACTCAAACCACTATGGGTGTCCCCAACACGGCTGGAGCCGTTCAGGTGGCAGACTATGCGGGGATCTCGGGTGCTTACAATGATCCTGCTTTGAATAACAGTTGCTGCCCAACACCCAGCCATTGGGGAACATATGCTCGCAGCAATTGGAATGGCGTCATCATCACGGCAACGGCTCTCGACGGTAGCGGCAATAGTATTTCCATTCCTCCTGTCGATGTCGCCAAGATTACAGATGGCACATCGAATACCGTGATGGTCGCGGAACAGTCTAATATTGATCCCACATGCTCTTATGGTGGGAGAGATTGTCGAGCTTCTGCTCACTCGGGTGGCCTGTGGAGTGGCGGAAATGGTGGTTCAGACTGGTGGCATGGGATTACCACCACCCGCGGTTTGATTAACGACAAAGCTGCTCCTTATGGGTCACAGCTCCCCTATCAGCGGCACACCAAGGTGATTTCGGCACATACGGGTGGGGCTCACATTCTAATGGCGGATGGCAGCGTTCGATTTGTGTCTGAGAACATCAACGAGCCAACCTGGGCGAATCTGTGCTCGAAGGCTGATGGAGTTCCTCTCGGGGAGTTCTAA
- a CDS encoding isocitrate/isopropylmalate dehydrogenase family protein, protein MYDVTLIPGDGVGPEIAEATRRCVESTGVKINWDVQECGIEVIEKVGKVPESVLTSIRKNKVALKAPITTPIGKGFRSVNVFLRQELGLYACVRPCKSYKGVRSYFSNTPVDLVVVRENTEDLYAGVEFQAGLPATKELIEVINRLATGKKIGTGLDTTGVSIKPMSYEGTRDIANYAFQYAVDNGRKSVTSVCKANIMKFTDGLWYDESRAVAKAYNAKFEQPELAKEADPVLAGKVADGSHLHYMERLIDNMCMQLVQKPELYDVILLPNLYGDILSDLCAGLVGGLGVAPGANIGPDSAIFEATHGSAPKYKGQNKVNPVALILSAKLMLEHLGEKSAAERLEKAVAAVIEEGKDVTYDMKANRNDPTAVGTQQMADAICRKVQSL, encoded by the coding sequence ATGTACGATGTCACGCTGATTCCAGGAGATGGTGTCGGTCCCGAAATCGCAGAAGCCACACGTCGCTGTGTGGAATCCACCGGCGTCAAAATCAATTGGGACGTCCAGGAATGTGGCATTGAAGTGATCGAGAAGGTCGGCAAGGTTCCCGAGTCGGTACTGACTTCGATCCGCAAAAACAAGGTGGCTCTCAAAGCACCGATCACCACTCCCATCGGCAAAGGCTTTCGCAGTGTCAACGTCTTCCTGCGACAGGAACTTGGCCTCTACGCCTGCGTACGCCCCTGCAAATCCTACAAGGGAGTTCGCAGCTACTTCTCGAATACACCCGTCGATCTGGTGGTGGTTCGTGAGAACACCGAAGACCTTTACGCAGGTGTCGAATTCCAGGCAGGTCTGCCCGCGACCAAAGAACTGATCGAAGTGATCAATCGTCTGGCGACCGGCAAGAAGATCGGGACAGGCCTCGATACCACCGGCGTGAGCATCAAGCCCATGTCCTACGAGGGGACTCGCGACATCGCCAATTACGCCTTCCAGTACGCCGTCGATAATGGCCGTAAATCGGTCACTTCGGTCTGCAAGGCGAACATCATGAAGTTTACCGATGGTCTGTGGTACGACGAATCACGAGCTGTGGCCAAGGCCTACAACGCCAAGTTCGAGCAGCCAGAACTCGCCAAAGAAGCGGATCCTGTTCTCGCTGGAAAAGTGGCTGATGGCAGCCATCTGCATTACATGGAGCGTCTCATTGACAACATGTGCATGCAGCTGGTGCAGAAGCCTGAACTCTACGATGTGATTCTACTTCCCAACCTCTATGGCGATATCCTCAGCGACCTGTGTGCAGGCCTCGTGGGTGGTTTGGGTGTGGCACCGGGAGCCAACATCGGCCCTGATTCAGCGATCTTCGAAGCCACGCACGGAAGTGCCCCCAAGTACAAAGGTCAGAATAAGGTCAACCCCGTCGCACTCATTCTTTCAGCCAAGCTGATGCTCGAACATCTGGGAGAAAAGTCTGCGGCCGAGCGACTTGAGAAAGCCGTGGCCGCCGTCATCGAAGAAGGCAAAGATGTCACTTACGACATGAAAGCCAACCGCAATGATCCCACGGCTGTCGGCACACAGCAGATGGCTGACGCAATCTGCCGTAAAGTTCAGTCGCTGTAG
- a CDS encoding GspE/PulE family protein: protein MQRLLSLLQYSLLWGILVSGSTCLFQGEALAQGGAVTTAAPSTYPPVPGGLFYRGNNPTQPGSAGFYFSLPMLIFSLSLVTLMVWTLGWIADDARSLKVRPEFWNTLGLLVAAAAVLILYLGPTPLVAVLGFLICYAGLLGGYAPERNRKVPENSKILTPYHLQTIAIRGLARLGIEVGGKKAVHAAMGPPITFIGKSNKGAGEVDRSRQVESSRGYTSARELVYDAILRRATDIHLEPKDDEFAVRLRVDGVMFPAEPFDRPTGESVVNIFKVLGAMDITERRKPQDGSFRAETEGREIDFRVATQGTQFGEKMSLRILDGGSTVRRLADLGMRKQLIEQIVGIVQQPHGLFLSCGPTGAGKSTTLYAALQEINRYENNIITVEDPVEYKMDGVTQIEINQKAGQTFAASLRSILRQDPDVVMLGEIRDGETAKIACQAANTGHMVFSTVHANDTITALSRLIDLGVEPFLLSDSLSAILGQRLCRKLCDDCKESYKPSSDQLEKIGLPAEKAGVFYRPPKDGTDACPTCSGMGYMGRIGVFELLVINDRIRDLLRESPNMTSVRAEARKQGMLYMREEGLRLVLKGTTSLEELLRVVK, encoded by the coding sequence ATGCAACGCTTACTGTCTCTTCTTCAGTACTCGCTGCTTTGGGGCATTCTGGTCTCTGGCAGCACGTGCCTGTTTCAGGGCGAAGCTCTGGCACAGGGTGGCGCTGTCACCACCGCCGCACCCTCGACTTATCCTCCTGTTCCGGGTGGTTTGTTCTACCGGGGAAATAACCCGACCCAACCGGGTTCTGCGGGATTTTACTTCAGTCTCCCGATGCTCATCTTCTCACTGTCGCTGGTCACGCTGATGGTCTGGACCTTGGGCTGGATTGCTGATGATGCACGCAGTCTGAAGGTCCGCCCTGAGTTCTGGAATACGCTGGGTTTGCTGGTCGCCGCCGCCGCTGTGCTGATTTTGTATCTCGGGCCGACACCGCTGGTGGCCGTCCTCGGATTTCTGATCTGCTATGCCGGTTTACTGGGAGGCTATGCTCCCGAACGTAACCGCAAGGTTCCTGAAAACTCGAAGATCCTCACCCCTTATCATCTGCAGACAATTGCCATACGCGGCCTGGCACGCCTCGGGATTGAAGTGGGTGGCAAGAAAGCTGTCCATGCCGCCATGGGGCCACCCATCACGTTTATCGGGAAGTCGAATAAAGGGGCTGGAGAGGTCGATCGATCGAGGCAAGTCGAAAGTAGCCGAGGCTACACTTCCGCTCGGGAACTTGTCTACGACGCCATTCTTCGCCGGGCGACCGACATTCACCTCGAACCTAAAGACGACGAATTCGCCGTCCGGCTGCGCGTCGACGGAGTGATGTTCCCTGCAGAACCATTCGATCGGCCCACCGGCGAATCGGTCGTGAACATTTTCAAAGTTCTCGGAGCGATGGATATCACCGAACGCCGCAAGCCACAGGACGGCAGCTTCCGTGCTGAGACTGAAGGTCGCGAGATTGACTTTCGTGTCGCCACACAGGGAACACAGTTCGGCGAGAAGATGTCGCTGCGTATTCTCGACGGTGGTTCAACAGTCCGCCGCCTGGCAGATCTGGGCATGCGCAAGCAGTTGATCGAGCAGATCGTCGGAATCGTGCAGCAACCTCACGGATTGTTCCTCTCCTGCGGGCCAACCGGTGCGGGTAAATCGACCACACTTTATGCTGCCTTACAGGAAATCAACCGCTACGAAAACAACATCATCACTGTCGAAGATCCCGTCGAATACAAGATGGACGGTGTGACCCAGATCGAAATCAATCAAAAAGCCGGTCAGACCTTTGCCGCCTCTTTGCGCAGTATTCTTCGCCAGGATCCCGATGTGGTGATGCTGGGCGAAATTCGTGATGGAGAAACCGCCAAGATCGCCTGCCAGGCAGCCAATACCGGACACATGGTCTTCTCGACAGTTCACGCCAACGACACGATCACAGCCCTCTCACGCTTGATCGATCTCGGTGTCGAGCCGTTCCTGCTCTCCGATTCGCTCTCAGCCATTCTCGGCCAGCGGCTCTGTCGTAAATTGTGCGACGACTGCAAAGAGTCGTATAAGCCCTCCTCCGATCAACTGGAGAAGATCGGCCTGCCAGCCGAGAAAGCCGGTGTGTTTTACCGTCCGCCCAAGGATGGAACCGATGCCTGCCCCACTTGCAGTGGCATGGGATACATGGGACGAATCGGTGTTTTTGAACTGCTGGTAATTAACGATCGCATTCGTGACCTGCTGCGGGAATCTCCGAACATGACCTCCGTCCGGGCCGAAGCCCGTAAACAGGGCATGCTCTACATGCGCGAAGAAGGCCTGCGACTGGTTCTCAAAGGAACAACAAGCCTCGAAGAACTTCTCCGCGTGGTGAAATAG